The following proteins are encoded in a genomic region of Periophthalmus magnuspinnatus isolate fPerMag1 chromosome 10, fPerMag1.2.pri, whole genome shotgun sequence:
- the tstd1 gene encoding thiosulfate:glutathione sulfurtransferase gives MANTVTKDISYDELKALVGKSPSLVLIDVRGKDEYRDGHIAGSVNIPLDTVEAALSMSPEEFKAKYGVTKPQTDATELVFHCKMGRRGDVATKKAHEMGYINARNYPGPYKEWSEKEGK, from the exons ATGGCAAACACAG TTACCAAGGATATTTCCTATGATGAACTCAAAGCCCTTGTTGGAAagagtcccagtttggtcctgataGATGTAAGAGGAAAAGATGAATATAGGGACGGACACATCGCTGGATCAGTGAACATACCAT TGGACACCGTGGAGGCAGCTTTGTCCATGTCACCAGAAGAATTCAAGGCCAAGTATGGAGTGACTAAGCCCCAGACAGATGCCACTGAGTTGGTCTTCCACTGTAAAATGGGCAGAAGGGGAGATGTGGCCACGAAAAAGGCCCATGAGATGGGATATATAAA TGCACGCAATTACCCTGGACCATACAAGGAATGGTCTGAAAAAGAGGGAAAGTGA
- the f8 gene encoding coagulation factor VIII — protein sequence METAFIFLAALFSLSVAPVGAVVRHYYVAAVEIGWDYTHLESAHSAPNHKKLYKDTVQKYIKAVYREYTDGTYTVPKPRPPWSGLLGPVIVAQAGDTVVVHFKNLASQPFSISPVGVTYWKQSEGASYEDSTAGLEKEDDVVSPGGYYEYVWDISIRDGPTQSDPDCLTYSYSSRVDTVRDMNSGLIGALLICKPNAFTEDGERRNPAFVLMFAVFDESRSWYGEVGERRSREGFRKSDTRKEYHTINGYINSTLPGLTLCHGRGNVFWHLIGVGTAPDIHSIQFHDHTLQVLSHRKVTVDIAPMTYITAEMKPTSVGHFPITCNIVAHRHAGMSALFTVEKCPDVVSHHPRNAKYDDQDDYDYEYDQDHFNVIVKPIEPKKPKVQVRSSRRQSPKTWRYFIAAQEIIWNYASDLKPSDSELQSPYLPEAPHHLDYKYKKVVYVEYSDESFTKRVGSSTTLLGPFLKGKINDQFHITFKNLASRPFNIYPNGLTKVYPLEKNTNEAEKDLRTMGVPPNSTFGYIWKFTAEDGPLDGDPQCLMQLYQSTVSPERDLASGLVGTLLICKYDAMDLSGRLLSPDTELSLIFAVFDENRSWYFEENMIKSKQLVNNTDSEFYKSNVIHSVNGLMFSGIQFTTCQTDVIFWHIANVGTQSNFLSVYFTGNLFGYKGVYQSVLTLFPMTATTVLMETEANGEWEISAFDSSRKSRGMSILYTVSSCDSGNSPFFDIDEDIFDFPDNLDFGPRGLRPLNETITVRVCKKPINATQFEIKDANKALRCRLKNVTVAQLTDVKARKKQDEGIPLDVLKESRVHIDSENENVRLKRQTYGNWTEDDLMSGESPGSWELDVQDLESQNISTALKQNNQIFSDMNVTTYDPEGINEILWNPKESMKTGNLLKELLNYPPSNVENQTADVDLQFKNNTDIKNATHISLSVDYDDYSQQENDTDSFYSDYLDMRSSDTRGRHYYIAAEEITWDYGITKPFQFIKHRDMRRGMRKFLPKYKKAVYRAYRDENFQYPVPRGELEEHLGIMGPFIRAEVNELLTVVFKNKASRPYSFHIQGVYDKSQGAGSGQTYSRDAPPGVPGDAVAPGEKRTYILRVTKKQGPTDKELGCKTGAYYSTVDKDRDIHSGLVGPLVICKPGVLQSGLKGEQNVQEFALLFHLFDETKSWYLEENLQKYCVPPCQASREEPWFHTSNCFAAINGYVAETLPGLLVAQHQLVRWHLLNVGSDGEYHAVYFHSLPFIVHTGSDHRMGVYQLFPGVFGTLEMRPPTVGTWLVECTVADYQLTGMRAKVLVYNPKCIIPLGMKSGRIDDSQITASNHFDGWEPRLARLDQSGYINAWMGQGKMPWIQVDLLRPMILHGVKTQGVRAKLRDHYITFFNVSYSMDLDTWSYYKGNSPKQARLFSGNIDSVKVKEINFSPPFVARYVRIHPVRFEKKPALRMELLGCDVNSCSLPLGLQARLIHDDNITASSVYSKLFRSWSPFLARLNQEGSVNAWRPKNNNPHEWLQVDLGKVRRIAGVVTQGARSLLKQMMVTEFSVSVSQDGYSWSSVLEEDSHRDKIFTGNTDSETEALTVFDYPLIGRFIRIHPLGWINDIALRLEVLGCDTQQLPL from the exons ATGGAGACTGCTTTCATTTTTCTGGCAGCTCTCTTCAGTTTGAGTGTGGCTCCTGTCGGGGCTGTGGTCAGACATTATTATGTTGCAGCTGTGGAAATAGGATGGGACTACACGCACCTGGAGAGCGCGCACTCTGCGCCCAACCACAA aAAATTATATAAAGatactgttcaaaaatatatcaaGGCTGTTTACAGGGAGTACACAGACGGGACTTACACTGTCCCAAAGCCCAGACCCCCATGGTCAG GTTTACTGGGTCCAGTGATCGTGGCACAGGCTGGGGACACGGTGGTGGTCCATTTCAAAAACCTGGCCTCTCAGCCCTTCAGTATCAGCCCAGTGGGAGTCACATACTGGAAACAATCTGAAG GAGCCAGCTATGAGGACTCCACAGCCGGTCTGGAGAAAGAGGATGATGTTGTTTCTCCGGGCGGATACTATGAGTACGTGTGGGATATCAGTATTAGAGATGGTCCTACCCAAAGTGACCCCGACTGTCTCACGTACTCTTACTCATCCCGAGTCGACACAGTCCGGGATATGAACTCCGGACTCATCGGTGCACTGCTCATCTGCAAACCAA atGCCTTcacagaggatggagagaggagaaatccagcttttgttttgatgtttgctgtttttgatgagtccCGGAGCTGGTACGGAGAAGTTGGGGAGagaagaagcagagagggatTCAGGAAAAGCGACACCCGGAAGGAATACCACACTATAAATGGATACATCAACTCCACCTTACCTG gTCTGACTTTGTGTCACGGTCGAGGCAATGTGTTCTGGCATCTAATCGGTGTCGGGACAGCTCCAGACATCCACTCCATCCAGTTTCATGACCACACTCTGCAG gttCTGTCCCATCGTAAAGTCACCGTGGACATCGCCCCAATGACGTACATCACAGCAGAAATGAAACCCACGTCTGTCGGTCACTTCCCCATCACCTGTAACATAGTGGCTCATCGTCATG CTGGCATGAGCGCGTTATTCACAGTGGAGAAGTGTCCTGATGTTGTCTCACATCATCCACGTAACGCCAAATATGATGATCAAGATGACTATGATTATGAATATGACCAAGACCATTTTAATGTTATCGTTAAACCCATTGAACCCAAGAAACCAAAAGTGCAAGTTAGATCCAGCAGGAGACAGTCACCCAAAACATGGCGCTACTTTATTGCAGCTCAAGAAATCATCTGGAACTATGCCTCTGATCTAAAGCCGAGCGACAG TGAGTTACAGTCTCCGTACTTGCCCGAGGCCCCTCACCACCTtgattacaaatataaaaaggtTGTTTATGTGGAATATTCAGATGAATCCTTCACCAAGAGAGTTGGATCCTCCACCACACTGCTGGGTCCATTTTTAAAAGGAAAGATCAATGATCAGTTTCAT ATCACTTTCAAGAACTTAGCCTCTCGTCCATTCAACATCTACCCAAATGGTCTTACCAAAGTTTATCCACtggagaaaaatacaaatg AAGCAGAGAAGGACTTGCGTACAATGGGAGTTCCCCCTAACAGCACTTTTGGATACATCTGGAAGTTCACTGCTGAGGACGGACCCTTAGATGGAGACCCCCAGTGTCTCATGCAGCTGTATCAGAGCACAGTGTCCCCAGAGAGAGACTTGGCCTCTGGGCTGGTGGGCACGTTGCTCATCTGCAAATATGACGCCATGGACCTAAGCGGACGGTTG CTGAGTCCAGACACAGAATTAAGTTTGATCTttgctgtttttgatgaaaacagAAGTTGGTATTTTGAAGAAAATATGATTAAATCAAAGCAACTAGTAAACAATACAGATAGTGAGTTCTACAAATCCAATGTTATTCATA GTGTGAACGGGCTCATGTTCAGTGGGATACAGTTCACCACATGTCAGACTGATGTCATATTCTGGCATATTGCCAACGTGGGAACTCAAAGTAACTTCCTCTCAGTCTATTTCACTGGGAATCTCTTTGGATACAAAGGTGTCTACCAGTCAGTCCTGACACTCTTCCCGATGACTGCTACTACAGTTTTAATGGAGACAGAAGCAAATG GTGAATGGGAGATCAGTGCGTTTGACAGTAGCCGTAAAAGCAGAGGAATGAGCATACTTTATACAGTGTCTTCATGTGACAGTGGGAACTCCCCTTTTTTTGATATTGATGAAGACATTTTTGATTTTCCAGATAACCTAGACTTTGGACCCAGAGGTTTAAGGCCCCTTAATGAGACTATCACTGTTCGTGTGTGCAAGAAGCCAATCAATGCTACtcagtttgaaataaaagacgCAAATAAAGCTTTAAGGTGCCGACTCAAAAATGTGACAGTTGCGCAATTGACTGATGTGAAAGcgagaaaaaaacaagatgaaGGAATTCCATTAGATGTTTTGAAGGAAAGTAGAGTTCACATAGACTCGGAGAATGAAAATGTGAGGTTAAAAAGACAGACATATGGAAACTGGACAGAAGATGACCTTATGTCTGGAGAATCACCTGGATCCTGGGAGTTGGATGTGCAAGATTTAGAAAGTCAAAATATCTCTACAGCTctaaagcaaaataaccaaatatttagTGACATGAATGTGACCACGTATGACCCTGAAGGCATCAATGAGATTTTATGGAACCCAAAAGAATCTATGAAGACAGGAAATCTTTTAAAAGAACTTCTAAATTATCCTCCATCAAACGTGGAGAACCAAACAGCAGACGTTGATTTGCAGTTCAAAAATAACACAGACATTAAAAACGCAACACATATTTCTCTGTCTGTAGATTATGATGATTACAGCCAGCAG GAGAATGATACTGATTCTTTTTACTCTGACTACTTGGACATGCGATCAAGTGACACGAGAGGCAGACACTATTACATTGCTGCAGAAGAAATCACTTGGGACTATGGCATCACGAAACCTTTTCAGTTTATCAAACACAG GGATATGCGGCGTGGTATGCGAAAGTTCCTGCCTAAGTATAAGAAAGCTGTTTATCGAGCCTACAGAGATGAAAACTTCCAGTATCCCGTTCCAAGAGGAGAGCTGGAGGAACACCTGGGAATCATGGGACCATTCATTAGAGCTGAGGTCAATGAGCTCCTCACA GTTGTCTTTAAGAACAAAGCATCAAGGCCTTACTCTTTTCACATTCAAGGAGTGTATGACAAGAGCCAAGGAGCTGGCTCTGGTCAAACTTACTCTCGCGATGCCCCTCCTGGAGTCCCTGGAGATGCAGTGGCCCCGGGAGAGAAAAGAACTTACATCTTGAGAGTAACGAAGAAACAAGGCCCCACTGACAAAGAACTGGGCTGCAAGACAGGAGCGTACTACTCTACAGTGGATAAG GACAGAGACATTCACTCAGGGTTAGTTGGGCCTCTTGTTATCTGCAAACCTGGCGTTCTTCAGTCTGGGCTGAAGGGGGAGCAGAATGTGCAGGAGTTTGCGCTGCTCTTTCACTTGTTTGATGAAACTAAGAGCTGGTATCTGGAGGAGAACCTCCAAAAATACTGTGTCCCCCCATGTCAAGCCAGCCGTGAAGAACCCTGGTTCCACACCAGCAATTGCTTTGCAG CAATCAATGGGTATGTGGCAGAGACACTGCCTGGTCTGTTAGTGGCTCAGCACCAGCTGGTCAGGTGGCACCTACTTAATGTGGGCAGTGATGGCGAGTACCATGCCGTGTACTTCCACAGTCTGCCCTTCATTGTTCATACTGGTTCGGACCATCGGATGGGGGTCTATCAGCTTTTTCCTG GTGTTTTTGGTACACTGGAGATGAGGCCTCCAACAGTGGGCACGTGGTTAGTGGAATGCACTGTTGCAGACTACCAACTGACTGGTATGAGGGCGAAAGTACTGGTCTACAACCCAA aGTGCATCATCCCATTGGGAATGAAATCAGGAAGAATAGATGATTCACAGATCACAGCGTCAAACCATTTTG ATGGATGGGAGCCTCGTTTGGCCCGACTGGATCAGTCTGGATATATCAATGCTTGGATGGGTCAAGGGAAGATGCCATGGATCCAG GTTGATTTGCTGAGGCCCATGATCCTACATGGAGTGAAGACACAGGGAGTGAGAGCGAAGCTGAGGGACCACTACATCACATTCTTTAATGTCTCCTACAGCATGGACCTGGACACATGGAGCTACTACAAGGGGAACAGCCCAAAACAAGCCCGT CTTTTCTCGGGCAACATTGACAGTGTCAAAGTAAAGGAAATCAACTTCTCTCCACCCTTTGTGGCTCGTTATGTAAGGATTCATCCGGTGCGTTTTGAGAAAAAGCCAGCTTTAAGAATGGAACTACTGGGGTGCGATGTCAACA gctgctctctccctctgggGCTGCAGGCCAGGCTGATCCATGATGACAACATCACTGCATCCTCAGTTTATTCAAAGTTGTTCAGGAGCTGGAGCCCTTTCCTCGCCCGGCTCAACCAAGAAGGCAGTGTCAACGCCTGGAGGCCTAAG aaCAACAACCCACATGAGTGGCTACAAGTGGATTTGGGAAAAGTTCGACGCATCGCGGGTGTAGTGACTCAAGGAGCTCGCTCACTCCTCAAACAGATGATGGTCACAGAGTTTTCAGTCAGTGTCAGTCAGGACGGGTACTCCTGGAGCAGTGTGCTGGAGGAAGACTCACACAGAGATAAG ATCTTCACTGGAAACACTGATTCAGAAACGGAGGCTCTAACAGTTTTTGATTACCCACTGATCGGACGCTTTATTCGAATACACCCACTTGGTTGGATCAATGACATTGCTCTGAGGCTGGAGGTTTTGGGTTGTGACACACAGCAACTTCCTTTATag
- the slc16a2 gene encoding monocarboxylate transporter 8, with translation MGINGLDNQGQPAPAPALQVADKDAARDCDKTEQAAGGEIKVTHEDSSVQLIEASCKPPISSPSSDSESGLQVESHGPGTGFVPPEGGYGWLVVFAATWCNGSIFGIQNSFGILHLMLVKEHADPEDKTSQFKVAWVGALAMGMIFLCSPVVSMFTDSFGCRKTAVSGALLAFIGLLSTSFANSLILRYFTYGILFGCGSSFAFQPSLVILGHYFRQRLGLVNGVVTAGASLFSMGLPVLLDNVGESLGLDKTFQILSIFMLVQALLALTFKPLLPAGGSMGPPGMCPEQMQPGNSAQDASRWSKTLTRIRKYFNLRVFHIVTYRVWAFGVATAVLGYFVPYVHLMKFVKEQFKGTDKEWVLLVCIGASSGVGRLLFGKIGDLISGLKKIYMQVVSFIVLGLMSMLIPQCFVFEALIVVCVFLGLCDGCFLTMMAPIAFELVGPMQASQAIGYVLGLMALPMTAGPPIAGLLRDYFGNYTVAFSLAGVPPMVGGVVLFFVPLVQSRIQRNHSTACPEETSTTAHMLPPAPSAEAKSCSNGDMLPGYTDVETHI, from the exons ATGGGGATCAACGGGCTAGATAACCAAGGCCAACCGGCTCCAGCTCCGGCTCTTCAGGTGGCGGACAAAGATGCTGCCCGGGATTGTGACAAGACCGAGCAAGCAGCGGGTGGTGAGATTAAAGTCACCCACGAGGACAGCTCCGTGCAGCTCATAGAGGCCAGCTGCAAACCTCCCATCTCCTCCCCGTCCTCCGACTCCGAGTCCGGACTCCAGGTGGAGAGCCACGGACCCGGAACAGGCTTTGTCCCGCCTGAAGGAGGCTACGGCTGGCTGGTCGTCTTTGCAGCAACGTGGTGCAATGGATCCATATTTGGGATTCAAAATTCTTTCGGCATCCTTCACTTGATGTTGGTGAAGGAACACGCAGATCCAGAGGACAAGACGTCCCAGTTCAAAGTGG CTTGGGTTGGAGCCTTGGCCATGGGAATGATCTTCCTGTGTTCACCAGTGGTCAGCATGTTCACGGACTCATTTGGCTGCAGGAAGACAGCTGTCAGTGGTGCATTGCTGGCTTTTATAGGGCTGCTAAGTACATCATTTGCAAA CTCACTGATTCTTCGCTATTTCACCTATGGCATACTATTTGGATGTGGTTCCTCCTTTGCTTTCCAGCCATCCCTGGTCATCCTGGGTCACTACTTCCGCCAGAGATTAGGGCTGGTCAATGGAGTGGTAACTGCTGGTGCCAGCCTTTTCTCAATGGGCCTCCCAGTTTTACTGGACAATGTGGGTGAATCTCTGGGACTGGACAAGACATTTCAGATACTGAGCATTTTTATGCTTGTGCAAGCTTTACTTGCATTGACCTTCAAACCTTTGCTGCCTGCTGGGGGGAGCATGGGCCCCCCTGGTATGTGTCCAGAGCAGATGCAGCCAGGGAACAGTGCTCAGGATGCAAGCAGGTGGAGCAAAACTCTAACCCGAATCAGAAAGTACTTCAACCTGCGGGTATTTCACATCGTCACATACAGAGTGTGGGCATTTGGCGTGGCCACTGCTGTTCTGGGCTACTTTGTACCATATGTCCATCTG ATGAAGTTTGTGAAGGAGCAGTTTAAAGGCACTGATAAGGAATGGGTTCTTCTGGTTTGCATCGGAGCTTCTTCAGGAGTGGGTCGCCTGCTGTTTGGAAAGATCGGAGACCTTATTTCAGGtctaaagaaaatatacatgCAG GTGGTGTCCTTCATAGTCCTGGGCCTGATGTCTATGCTAATTCCACAGTGCTTTGTGTTTGAAGCACTcattgtggtgtgtgtgttcttggGACTGTGCGATGGATGTTTTCTCACTATGATGGCTCCGATTGCCTTTGAGTTGGTTGGGCCCATGCAGGCTTCACAGGCAATAGGCTATGTTCTCGGACTTATGGCTCTTCCCATGACTGCAGGCCCACCTATAGCTG GCCTGTTACGAGATTATTTTGGAAACTACACGGTGGCTTTCTCTCTGGCTGGAGTCCCTCCCATGGTGGGTGGTGTGGTGCTCTTCTTCGTGCCTTTGGTCCAGAGCCGAATACAGAGAAACCATTCGACTGCATGTCCCGAGGAGACGTCCACCACCGCTCACATGCTGCCCCCTGCTCCTTCAGCTGAGGCTAAGAGCTGCTCCAATGGAGACATGCTCCCTGGATACACGGATGTAGAGACACACATCTGA
- the zgc:195212 gene encoding DUF4554 domain-containing protein yields the protein MSVELKEVLRLILLMSKQTQKKGQDKGGLLILIWTQTQPETRSETWSEVSSLCSTVAAAGPWCAGIQMKELYPVFVDLMKRLHPCPGPCPEPDIEDLCAFTDLHGSLHVFLSFLMKNIHIFRSKWQHQIETFLHRFSLTNAEIEIHLRIRIDHKLFQRDFRVKDYLRVSLFSQRPLYLDVSVDTHHLESSKSLQRCHGGHPDIGDSLLLSIPPKAMEQGLFGTVTLGLVTLLKPCVLQYPNVETHLTQIKISLTVLVYSPSNVPDTNPSAFMQNFPTHLNCRELGLQNLSFQEVLAGGDTVYKVEQVNSPEGGEKSNLFSIDQSVLLFLFLQHTDPFTTEISDIMTNEVLLEHHLEDILIYNKEAVTNAVANELKKTMTAQNNRKKDHGKMHSACEVILSSALDIITCSSNMDFRNACMNTMK from the exons ATGTCTGTAGAACTTAAAGAG GTGCTTCGTTTGATCCTGTTAATGtccaaacaaacccaaaaaaaagGACAAGACAAAGGAGGACTGCTCATTCTCATatggacacaaacacagcctGAAACACGGTCTGAAACATGGTCTGAAGTGTCCAGTCTCTGCTCTACAG TTGCTGCTGCTGGGCCTTGGTGTGCAGGGATACAAATGAAGGAACTTTACCCAG TCTTTGTAGATTTAATGAAAAGACTACACCCCTGTCCCGGGCCGTGTCCAGAGCCTGACATAGAAGACCTGTGTGCCTTTACGGATTTGCATGGATCACTCCATGTATTCCTGTCCTTCCTG ATGAAGAATATTCACATTTTCAGATCAAAGTGGCAACATCAGATTGAAACATTTCTTCACAGATTCAGCCTGACCAATGCAGAG ATCGAAATTCATCTTCGAATTCGAATTGACCACAAACTCTTTCAACGAGATTTTAG AGTGAAAGATTACCTCAGAGTTTCACTATTCAGCCAAAGACCACTTTACTTGGATGTCTCAGTCGATACACA CCATTTAGAGTCTTCTAAGAGTCTGCAGCGTTGCCATGGCGGGCACCCTGACATTGGCGACAGCTTACTTCTCAGTATTCCTCCCAAAGCCATGGAACAGGGGCTTTTTGGGACTGTCACCCTTGGACTTGTCACATTGCTGAAACCGTGTGTTCTGCAGTATCCGAATGTGGAAACACATCtcactcaaataaaaatatcctTAACT GTGTTGGTTTATAGTCCCAGCAATGTTCCAGATACAAATCCATCTGCCTTTATGCAAAACTTCCCCACTCATCTGAACTGTCGGGAATTGGGTCTACAAAATCTGAGTTTCCAAG AAGTCCTAGCCGGTGGTGACACTGTCTATAAAGTGGAACAAGTTAACTCTCCTGAGGGTGGTGAAAAGTCAAATCTCTTCTCCATTGACCAAAGTGTGTTGCTTTTCCTGTTTCTGCAACACACTGACCCCTTTACGACTGAGATCTCTGACATTATGA CTAACGAGGTGCTGTTAGAGCACCACCTAGAGGATATACTAATCTACAACAAGGAGGCTGTGACAAACGCTGTGGCAAATGAGCTCAAAAAGACAATGACAGCCCAGAATAACAGGAAAAAG GATCATGGAAAGATGCATTCAGCATGTGAAGTAATCCTGAGTTCAGCCCTCGACATCATTACCTGCAGCAGCAACATGGACTTTAGAAATGCTTGCATGAACACCATGAAG
- the si:ch1073-303k11.2 gene encoding leucine-rich repeat neuronal protein 4, producing the protein MKSLSRHHPLLLLFLSTLVHFSHFFTQAASTSPSVTRSRIIILTAKGPNDDYDDDDDYDIPYKRTSVRTPFVNQEPSHLCKHNPCLEDQPSCAVLSQQTACLCPGLSGASEPPHAPWIHSLLPVKEGPDRGKIEIQWCAPSSVVSGYRVIIEGGTEQPQEFNDSKRRGLVGYLEVGTKVCVEAVNRAGHSSRSEFSCKRYEAPTSSDHRLMVGILAGAVLLFLLLIIGVVIICKCRPCKKKKRDADDGLGNPSYSVGGTL; encoded by the coding sequence ATGAAGTCACTAAGCAGACACCACCCATTGCTTCTGCTTTTCCTGAGCACCTTGGTTCATTTCAGCCACTTCTTCACCCAAGCTGCCTCCACTTCTCCTTCTGTCACTCGATCACGAATCATAATTTTGACCGCTAAGGGCCCAAACGACGActatgacgatgatgatgattatgacATTCCATACAAGCGTACCTCGGTTAGAACCCCCTTTGTAAACCAGGAGCCCTCACACCTCTGCAAGCACAACCCCTGTCTGGAGGATCAGCCGTCATGTGCTGTTCTTTCCCAGCAAACTGCTTGCCTTTGTCCTGGGCTGAGTGGGGCCTCTGAGCCGCCTCATGCTCCATGGATTCACAGCCTGCTCCCAGTGAAGGAGGGGCCAGACAGAGGGAAAATTGAGATACAGTGGTGCGCACCGTCCTCCGTTGTCTCTGGATATAGAGTGATCATTGAAGGAGGTACAGAACAACCCCAGGAATTTAATGACAGCAAGAGGAGAGGTTTAGTTGGATACCTTGAAGTTGGGACTAAAGTGTGCGTGGAGGCAGTGAACAGAGCCGGACACAGTAGCCGCTCTGAGTTTTCCTGTAAGCGCTATGAGGCCCCAACATCTTCGGATCACAGACTAATGGTAGGCATTCTGGCGGGCGCAGTCCTCCTGTTTCTACTCCTCATTATTGGAGTGGTGATCATCTGCAAATGTCGACCCtgtaaaaagaagaagagagatgCTGATGATGGACTAGGAAATCCTTCTTACAGTGTGGGAGGAACCTTATGA